The DNA sequence TTGCGGATGGCCAGGTCGAGGTGGCCGTGGGCGGCCAGGATCTCGCCGATGAGCCGGCAGGCCTCGAAGTACTGCTGCTCCGACTTCTGCACCTTCTGGAGGAGCTGCAGCGACTTGTCCATCCGCTTCATGCGGAAGTAGAGCTTGCCGGCCACGAAGTGGTTGACCGACCGCTCGAAGTTGACGGCCGCCTTGTCCCAGGCCTCCACCGCCAGGTAGAGCTCGGCCGCCTGCTGCCAGCTGGAGTTCTTCTCGAACATCTCGGCGGCCTTGAGCCGGTCGCCGGCCCGCACGTACATCTCGGCCGCCATGTAGGCGTCGTCGGCCCGCTCGAACATGGCGCCGGCGTCGGCCCAGCGCTCCAGGTTCTCGAAGACCTGGCCGGCCTTGGCGTAGTCCTTGGCCGCCACGAACATCTCGGCGGCCCTGAGCTCCACCTCGCGGTCGCCGGCCACCGCCGCCAGCACCCCGTAGCCCAGGTCCTCCTGGCAGTTGCCGTAGAGCCGGGCCGCGTCGTCCACCCGGCCGCGCCTGAGCAGCGCCACCATCGAGTCGGTCAGGGTGCCGGAGTCGAGGTACTGGTCGGCCGCGATCTCCATGGAGGGGTCCAGCTCCAGCACCTCCTCGGCCGCGGCCGCCTCGGCGCCGGCGTGGGCGGCGCGCAGCTCCACCGCCTTGTCGGCCAGCCCGGCCAGCTCGTAGAGCTGGATGGCGCGGCCGTGGTTGCCCAGGGAGGCGTAGATCTTGGCGGCGTCCTCCCACGCCTCGCCGCGCTCGTAGACGGCGGCGGCCCGCTCGCGCTCGTTGGCGCGCATCAGGGCGGCGGCGGCGCGCCGGTAGTCCTTCGACTTCTCGTGCAGGGCGGCCGCCTTGAGGTGCTGGCCGCAGGAGGAGAGGAGCGCCGCCGCCTGCGGCCCCCGCCCGGTCTGCTCCAGCAGCCAGGCGGCCCGGTCCACCCGCCGCCCTTGGTGTAGGCGGCGATGGCCCGCTCCAGGTCGCCGCCCGCTCGAAGAGGGTGGCCGCGTCGATCCACTGGCCGTCGGCCCCGGCCTTCTCCGCCCGCTTCAGCAGCTCCGCGCTGGTCGCCATGGCCACTCGTCTACCCGATCCGGGCCGCGGCGGGTACCGCCGCTCCCGGTTCGCGCGCTCGAGCCGCCGGTCCTCGGCCCGGCTCGCCCCGTCGCGGGCGTCGGACCGGACCGCCGCCGCCCCTGGGCGACCAGGCCCCTGCGCCCGGTCCCGTCCGGCGCTATGAGGGCGCCGGAGGTGTCCATGCGCGCCCTCGTCCTCCACGTCCTCCTGGCGTCGCAGCCCGGGTCGGCCGGGCCCGTTCCCGTCGAGACCGGCGCCGCCCCGGCGGCGCTGCGGCCGGCGCTTGTGCTGGCCGAGGAGGGGATCCGCGCCGCGGCCTGCGAGGTGGAGCGGCGCTTCGGCGAGGGCGATCCCGACGCCACCGCGGCGCGCTGCGACGGGGCGGCGCCCGACGCCCGGGTGGTGGTGGGGCGCACCAGCGCCCGGCTGCGCAACCCGGGCAACGCGCCGCCGGCCTGGGCGCGCGCCCACGTGGCGGCCACCGACGGGAGGCGGGCGGCCGACGTGCCCGCGGTGGTCTTCGACCTCGGCGACCGGGTCGGCCTGCTCCGGCCCATCGAGGTCAGGCGCCGCTGCCTCCACTGCCACGCGCCGCGCCAGGCGCTCGCGGAGGGCACCCGCGCCTGGCTCGACCGCGCCTACCCCCAGGACCGCGCGGTGGGGTACGCCCTCGGCGACCTGCGCGGCTTCTGGTGGGCGGAGGCGCCGAAGGCCGAAGGCCCTGCCGGCCGGTGAGGCGGGCCGGGCGCCGGCCACGCCCCATGCCGGCCCGCGTCACCCGCGCCGGCGCACCAACCGCACGGGACCACCCGCCAGGGCCGTGTCACGGCGCCGCCAACTCGGCACCTCAAGCACCCAGCACCGTCACGCGCGCCGGCCGCGCCCAGGGTATCGGTCTCCGCGCGCACCGCCCACCCGTGGAGGTTCACCATGAGCCGCTCCCCAGGCCCACGCCTCGCCCTCGCCGCCCTCCTGCTCGCCACGGCCCTGGCCGCCTGCTCCAAGGATGACCCGCCTACCACGGTCACCTTCGGCCACGGGGTCGCCAGCGGCGATCCCCTGGCCGACCGGGTCATCCTCTGGACGCACGTCGCCCCGTCGCGCCAGGAGCCGGTGAGCCTGGCGTGGCAGGTGGCCACCAGCGCCGCCTTCACCACCCTGGCCGCCTCCGGCGCCGCCACCACCTCCGCCGCCGCCGACTACACCGTCAAGGTGGACGTCACCGGCCTGGCCGCCGGCACCACCTACTGGTACCGCTTC is a window from the Anaeromyxobacter sp. genome containing:
- a CDS encoding cyclic nucleotide-binding domain-containing protein, producing MDRAAWLLEQTGRGPQAAALLSSCGQHLKAAALHEKSKDYRRAAAALMRANERERAAAVYERGEAWEDAAKIYASLGNHGRAIQLYELAGLADKAVELRAAHAGAEAAAAEEVLELDPSMEIAADQYLDSGTLTDSMVALLRRGRVDDAARLYGNCQEDLGYGVLAAVAGDREVELRAAEMFVAAKDYAKAGQVFENLERWADAGAMFERADDAYMAAEMYVRAGDRLKAAEMFEKNSSWQQAAELYLAVEAWDKAAVNFERSVNHFVAGKLYFRMKRMDKSLQLLQKVQKSEQQYFEACRLIGEILAAHGHLDLAIRKYLEVCQAAELGKETAAVFYNLGRALEQRGNVQQAAQIYRRLLTFDFSFLDVGARLKALQAAPPPAAAPPLPTTPPPGASPAAPSLAAAAGTPGAPPPAPGRATQLVMMMDGFDFLKGTPLFKELALDEMKAVYQAFEIRRFRAGEVLIEQDQPGAALFVLRKGTARVLRRSGAREEAMARMGPGSPAGEMALVDDAPTSARVVAEVDVEAFCITRERFQKLLALNDRMAVKLHRFFVATLARRLRATSERLAGKA
- a CDS encoding DUF3365 domain-containing protein, which codes for MRALVLHVLLASQPGSAGPVPVETGAAPAALRPALVLAEEGIRAAACEVERRFGEGDPDATAARCDGAAPDARVVVGRTSARLRNPGNAPPAWARAHVAATDGRRAADVPAVVFDLGDRVGLLRPIEVRRRCLHCHAPRQALAEGTRAWLDRAYPQDRAVGYALGDLRGFWWAEAPKAEGPAGR